Proteins co-encoded in one Zygotorulaspora mrakii chromosome 5, complete sequence genomic window:
- the ALD5 gene encoding aldehyde dehydrogenase (NAD(P)(+)) ALD5 (similar to Saccharomyces cerevisiae ALD5 (YER073W); ancestral locus Anc_7.261), translating into MLSRTTSRLVNNRLGFIRLYSSLNLRVPVTLPNGVTYEQPTGLFINGEFVPSRQHKTFEVINPSTEEEITHVYEAREDDVDVAVAAAKEAFDNGWSQSNPEDRARGLFKLADLIEEHAETLAGIESLDNGKSLLCSRADVALVSKYLRSCGGWADKLYGDVIDTGKDYFSYSVREPLGVCGQIIPWNFPLLMWSWKVGPALATGNTVVLKPAEATPLSALYACQLVQEAGIPRGVVNILPGFGKIVGERLCTHPNVKKIAFTGSTATGRHIMKSAADTIKKVTLELGGKSPNIVFSDADLDKAVKSIAFGIFYNSGEVCCAGSRVYVQDTVYDEVLEKFKEYTESLVVGDPFQKDVFQGAQTSQMQLDKILDYVKIGTNEGARVVAGGERKGDKGYFIKPTIFADVSEDMRIVKEEIFGPIVTVSKFSTVDEVVSAANDSVYGLAAGIHTKDVNKAINVSKRIKAGTIWINTYNDFHQNVPFGGFNSSGIGREMGAAALDNYTQTKSVRMSIDKPQY; encoded by the coding sequence ATGCTGTCCCGTACTACATCTAGACTGGTGAACAACCGCTTGGGATTTATTCGCCTGTACTCGAGTTTGAACCTGCGTGTGCCCGTGACACTGCCCAATGGCGTGACATATGAGCAACCAACAGGTCTATTCATCAATGGTGAATTCGTTCCTTCAAGACAACACAAAACCTTTGAAGTCATAAATCCCTCCACGGAGGAGGAGATCACACATGTGTACGAAGCACGCGAAGATGATGTCGACGTGGCAGTTGCAGCTGCTAAGGAAGCGTTCGACAACGGATGGTCACAATCGAACCCTGAAGATCGTGCGCGTGGTCTTTTCAAGCTAGCAGATCTTATTGAAGAACACGCCGAGACTCTTGCTGGTATTGAGTCGCTAGACAACGGTAAGTCTCTACTATGTTCTCGTGCGGATGTTGCATTGGTCTCTAAATATTTGCGTTCCTGTGGTGGTTGGGCTGACAAGCTTTATGGTGATGTTATCGACACTGGCAAAgattatttttcatatagTGTCAGAGAGCCATTGGGTGTTTGCGGTCAAATTATCCCATGGAATTTCCCTTTATTGATGTGGTCGTGGAAAGTGGGGCCCGCTCTAGCAACAGGTAATACAGTCGTATTGAAACCAGCTGAAGCAACACCATTATCAGCATTATATGCATGTCAATTAGTTCAAGAAGCTGGTATTCCAAGAGGTGTAGTCAATATCCTTCCAGGTTTCGGCAAAATTGTAGGCGAAAGACTATGTACCCATCCAAATGTTAAAAAGATTGCATTTACAGGCTCGACAGCTACCGGTCGTCATATCATGAAGTCTGCCGCTGACACAATTAAAAAAGTTACTTTGGAATTAGGTGGTAAATCGCCAAATATCGTTTTCTCAGATGCTGACTTAGACAAGGCTGTTAAAAGTATTGCATTTGGTATCTTCTATAATTCTGGTGAGGTTTGTTGTGCTGGTTCAAGAGTTTACGTTCAAGATACCGTTTATGATGAAGTGTTGGAGAAATTTAAGGAATACACAGAATCATTGGTGGTGGGTGATCCATTCCAAAAAGATGTCTTCCAAGGTGCGCAAACTTCTCAAATGCAATTGGACAAGATCTTGGACTATGTCAAGATAGGTACAAACGAAGGTGCTCGTGTTGTTGCTGGTGGTGAAAGAAAGGGTGACAAAGGGTATTTTATCAAACCTACCATTTTCGCAGATGTTAGTGAGGACATGAGAATCGTTaaggaagaaatttttggtcCAATCGTTACTGTTTCTAAATTTTCAACTGTCGATGAGGTTGTATCAGCAGCAAATGACTCTGTTTACGGTCTAGCAGCCGGTATCCACACGAAAGACGTAAACAAAGCTATCAAcgtttcaaagagaattaAAGCTGGTACTATCTGGATTAACACCTACAATGATTTCCATCAAAATGTTCCATTTGGTGGTTTCAACTCTAGTGGTATTGGCCGTGAAATGGGTGCCGCTGCATTGGACAACTACACTCAAACCAAGTCTGTCAGAATGTCCATTGACAAACCACAATACTAA
- the VTC1 gene encoding Vtc1p (similar to Saccharomyces cerevisiae VTC1 (YER072W); ancestral locus Anc_7.260): MSSAPLLQKTPGKKIALPTRVEPKVFFANERTFLSWLNFTVMLGGLGIGLLNFGDKVGKISAGLFTFVAMGTMVYALVTYHWRASAIRRRGSGPYDDRLGPTLLCFFLLVAVVINFILRLKYGE, translated from the coding sequence ATGTCATCAGCACCACTGCTACAGAAGACCCCCGGCAAAAAGATCGCGCTTCCAACAAGGGTTGAGCCAAAAGTTTTCTTCGCGAATGAACGTACGTTTCTGTCCTGGTTGAACTTCACCGTCATGCTAGGTGGTTTGGGTATTGGTCTGCTGAACTTTGGTGACAAAGTCGGCAAGATCAGCGCTGGATTATTCACTTTTGTTGCGATGGGAACCATGGTCTACGCCCTGGTTACCTACCACTGGAGAGCTTCCGCCATAAGACGTAGAGGGTCAGGGCCGTACGACGACAGATTGGGTCCTACATTACTGtgttttttccttttaGTAGCAGTCGTGATTAACTTCATTCTGAGATTGAAGTATGGAGAATAG
- the YOS1 gene encoding Yos1p (similar to Saccharomyces cerevisiae YOS1 (YER074W- A); ancestral locus Anc_7.263), protein MIFGLGKLFYVILLLINSVAVLSEERFLIRIGLGRSSDAPVFGQEENSTKSKVVQLIGAVQTLLRIPLIGINILVIVYELLLG, encoded by the exons ATGATATTCGGTTTAGGAAAATTATTCTATGTTATTCTGCTGCTGATTAATTCCGTAGCAGTGCTGAgtgaagaaagatttttgaTTAGAA TCGGCCTTGGCAGAAGTTCTGATGCGCCAGTATTTGgtcaagaagaaaattctacaaaatcaaaagttgtGCAGTTGATTGGCGCTGTACAGACTTTATTAAGGA TCCCCTTGATTGGCATTAATATATTGGTAATTGTCTATGAGCTTTTACTTGGTTGA
- a CDS encoding uncharacterized protein (similar to Saccharomyces cerevisiae YIL067C; ancestral locus Anc_7.257): protein MKMVATFKGSLEEAFTDVPGGDRSYSKNKEVSIPLEDLDAEGRPWTSDTSDGDTWRFRRKSNPLKRFFHRLWSGPEEVRDERPQFSNAVISYLDELPKNKFNSRLSSFSLRILALIVYVTIWFGVLYSLLYPYLVRAPFFHSNGESTPIITLTCNSYLNWAGTNNACGLNAEKCGPFTDREYYIRCPALCDRQGWTFTAMAVGDQRIKYTGYEIGGGTKNDNQESDELSYPYRADSYPCSAAIHAGVISPYSGGCAKLTMDGPQKSFPKAKGTLGQWSVNFDSFFPGSFSFRSYQEGIASGCYDPRVLVVVLNILFGLPVLYLYDSIISYWLLSLVGYWTVALALDPPVLSDPHNAESVYVLLSVAFQRLLPLCFILYVIWKCASKRTMEDGSPVLKVFAWYPTFWLGIMNNVTFDRLPVDRLTMHDLKEESGALTAVASIITTILICAIIQAYALWKSGRFQKYFKIYISMIVGLCLLSSIPGMTLRIHHYILGMILIPGCATRGFSAYLFQGILLGLFISGVARWDFASIVETNLSLLRGEAGVSLKPPIFDFGESFNHRISWHMGPNVTSVDPTGNIDGFSLLINDFEVYVGKNESVDLDILMSENEVLGSMMDQMVSNADDGLKLYMRVAQASTRSPDSIRGDYTNAGILEWPQGVWHEPKPGVS, encoded by the coding sequence atgaaaatggtCGCTACCTTCAAGGGGTCTTTAGAGGAGGCCTTCACAGATGTTCCTGGAGGCGATAGGAGCTACTCAAAGAATAAAGAGGTATCCATACCATTGGAAGATTTGGATGCTGAAGGAAGACCCTGGACCTCAGATACTTCAGATGGGGATACATGGAGGTTTCGAAGGAAATCGAATCCGCTCAAGAGATTTTTCCACAGACTTTGGAGTGGTCCAGAGGAGGTGCGGGATGAGCGTCCCCAGTTTTCTAATGCGGTGATATCGTATTTAGATGAAttaccaaaaaataaattcaacTCAAGGCTTTCCAGTTTTTCACTACGAATTCTAGCACTGATAGTTTATGTTACAATATGGTTCGGAGTTTTGTATTCTTTATTATATCCATATTTAGTGAGAGCGCCATTTTTTCACTCTAATGGTGAGAGTACGCCCATTATAACGTTAACCTGCAACTCATATCTTAATTGGGCTGGCACAAATAATGCCTGTGGATTGAACGCAGAAAAATGTGGCCCATTCACGGATAGAGAATACTACATTAGATGTCCTGCATTGTGTGATAGACAAGGGTGGACTTTTACTGCAATGGCTGTTGGAGACCAGAGGATCAAATACACTGGTTACGAGATCGGTGGGGgtacaaaaaatgataacCAAGAATCAGACGAACTATCGTACCCATATAGGGCAGATTCATACCCTTGCTCAGCTGCTATTCATGCGGGGGTAATATCACCTTACTCTGGCGGCTGCGCTAAATTGACCATGGATGGTCCTCAAAAGTCGTTTCCTAAGGCCAAGGGAACACTGGGTCAGTGGTCTGTGAattttgattcattttttcccgGCTCGTTTTCCTTCAGAAGTTACCAAGAAGGAATCGCGTCTGGATGCTACGATCCTAGAGTTCTTGTGGTGGTATTGAATATCCTTTTTGGACTTCCTGTCCTTTACCTTTATGATAGTATCATAAGTTATTGGCTATTGTCTTTGGTTGGATATTGGACTGTTGCCCTGGCGCTTGACCCTCCAGTTCTATCAGACCCACATAATGCAGAGAGCGTTTACGTGTTACTCAGCGTGGCCTTTCAGCGTCTTTTACCTCTGTGTTTCATTTTATATGTCATTTGGAAATGTGCTTCCAAGAGAACAATGGAGGATGGCTCTCCTGTGCTCAAAGTCTTTGCATGGTACCCAACCTTCTGGCTGGGAATAATGAATAACGTGACATTTGATAGATTGCCTGTAGATAGACTTACTATGCATGACctgaaagaagaatcagGTGCTTTAACAGCTGTCGCATCTATTATAACTACAATTCTCATTTGTGCCATTATACAAGCATACGCCCTTTGGAAATCAGGCAGGTTtcagaaatatttcaagatttaCATTTCCATGATAGTAGGGCTTTGCTTGCTCTCTTCAATACCAGGAATGACATTGAGAATTCACCATTACATATTGGGGATGATTCTTATTCCTGGTTGTGCCACTCGCGGGTTTTCTGCCTACCTGTTTCAAGGTATTCTTCTTGGCCTCTTCATATCCGGAGTTGCAAGATGGGATTTTGCAAGTATCGTAGAAACTAATTTATCGTTATTACGTGGTGAGGCGGGTGTATCCTTGAAACCACCTATCTTTGATTTCGGTGAATCCTTTAATCATAGAATTTCATGGCATATGGGCCCCAATGTAACTAGTGTTGACCCAACTGGTAACATCGATGGTTTCTCACTTCTAATAAACGACTTTGAAGTTTATGTGGGCAAGAATGAATCCGTTGATCTCGATATTCTGATGTCAGAGAATGAAGTATTGGGTTCAATGATGGACCAGATGGTATCAAATGCAGATGATGGTTTAAAATTATACATGAGAGTTGCGCAAGCTTCAACAAGATCTCCAGATAGTATTCGTGGTGATTACACCAATGCTGGAATACTGGAGTGGCCTCAAGGAGTATGGCATGAACCAAAGCCCGGAGTTTCATAA
- the SEC6 gene encoding SNARE-binding exocyst subunit SEC6 (similar to Saccharomyces cerevisiae SEC6 (YIL068C); ancestral locus Anc_7.258) — protein sequence MSSEALQRISVLIKDDVSPERVRSVKEQLIKQKSTIDYQLDKESSTFYGNVEKSLTSLNLSQQSVKNIRERLEEVNSLSDKNKSAISRYDVIFTSTRLYETIEMTSSIYDNIIAFQKLLQGIDDMLKAEVLEDPLDSGCPDLLHIHYSLSRARDFEDQILVMAAVSTDDIQRTARRLFSQVSEHVAQFDKLLESLIYDLVEIVRSEQISLAIRFFKIIALEEQEDLRIEAIRNIVKKKEIESEKSTVKKLPNNKLLANLQSREEEILDYPTSRGLYEEILSGTITTRTKPRGYKNFFLNKLKQSVRDMFVEVRKEYQGEKRFEVLNSLDWVFNEVLVVKDHVTKYCPKYWNIFDEYFNIYYEELHILITELVESEPETSIILDILDFDRNFQKVLVDDFGFSKKVKKSVIGDEQRTQLFDDYLSLIVVKMAEWIGNLEKAEFEVFRERKTPPHTDSEGLLYLDGTRTCFQMFTQQVEVAADSSQAKILVGVIDKFCGLLKERQKKWMKMVGDDVDKLLIYNEKYDNDPESISPEEECSGGLVEYVVAIANDQMKGADYSVAISTKYGKLVTKGYERSITQHIDETLDGFAEVARFCSNELIKIMFADLANTFTEIFSKSWYSGSHAKQISDTLYEYLIDIKSQMNVLVFASLLEGVVEETILRFISALKYEHNFKSKHNKFLDCMKRDFEIFYRVFVQLVPETEDKTLIIDNKFKLMEYFMDFSCGPPETILATWENCLSVYWDTPIELLSAILSCRKDIDNSFAKKTIANATEMSNDPARLQNLRENELQPTFIAKFTQMM from the coding sequence ATGTCTTCAGAGGCGTTGCAAAGAATTTCAGTTTTGATTAAAGATGATGTATCTCCAGAAAGAGTTAGGTCAGTGAAAGAGCAGTTAATAAAGCAAAAATCGACGATCGACTACCAATTGGATAAGGAATCGTCTACCTTTTATGgcaatgttgaaaaaagctTGACAAGCTTGAATTTATCTCAACAATCTGTAAAAAATATACGCGAACGCCTGGAAGAAGTGAATAGCTTAAGTGATAAGAATAAGTCTGCTATTTCGAGATACGATGTTATATTCACTTCCACGAGGTTGTATGAAACCATTGAAATGACTTCCTCTATTTACGATAATATCATTGCTTTCCAGAAACTATTACAGGGAATTGATGACATGTTGAAGGCAGAAGTCTTAGAGGATCCACTAGATTCGGGTTGTCCCGACTTACTTCACATTCATTATTCGTTATCAAGAGCGCGTGATTTTGAAGACCAGATACTTGTGATGGCTGCAGTTTCGACTGACGATATACAGAGAACTGCACGTCGGCTCTTTTCTCAGGTATCGGAGCATGTAGCCCAGTTTGACAAGCTACTCGAATCTTTGATATACGATCTTGTCGAGATAGTAAGGTCAGAACAAATTTCACTCGCTATTcgattttttaaaatcatCGCCTTGGAGGAACAAGAAGATCTGCGAATAGAGGCAATTAGGAACATcgttaaaaaaaaagagatagAATCTGAAAAGAGCACCGTAAAAAAACTGCCAAATAACAAGCTTTTAGCAAACCTGCAGTCAAGGGAAGAAGAGATTTTGGACTACCCGACTAGTAGAGGATTATATGAGGAGATTCTTAGTGGTACTATAACGACAAGAACGAAACCTCGTGGATAtaagaattttttccttaaTAAGCTTAAACAGTCTGTACGTGATATGTTTGTCGAAGTAAGGAAAGAATACCAgggagaaaaaagatttgaagtCCTTAATAGCTTGGATTGGGTTTTTAATGAAGTTCTAGTGGTGAAAGATCATGTTACTAAGTATTGTCCGAAATATTGGAATatctttgatgaatattttaatatttACTATGAGGAATTGCATATACTTATAACTGAACTCGTAGAGTCAGAGCCAGAAACATCAATTATACTAGATATTCTCGATTTTGATAgaaatttccaaaaagTATTGGTAGATGACTTTGGATTTTCGAAGAAAGTTAAGAAAAGTGTCATTGGAGATGAACAAAGAACCCAGCTATTTGATGATTATTTATCCCTAATTGTTGTCAAAATGGCAGAATGGATTggaaatttggaaaaagcaGAGTTCGAAGTCTtcagagaaagaaaaactcCTCCCCATACAGATTCGGAAGGACTATTATACCTGGATGGTACAAGGACATGCTTCCAAATGTTCACACAGCAAGTTGAAGTAGCTGCAGATTCCAGTCAAGCAAAAATTCTTGTCGGTGTTATCGATAAATTCTGTGGTCTATTAAAGGAACgtcaaaagaaatggatgaaGATGGTTGGTGACGATGTTGACAAGCTCTTAAtttataatgaaaaatatgacaATGATCCCGAGAGTATATCACCCGAAGAAGAGTGTTCAGGGGGGCTTGTTGAATACGTTGTTGCCATTGCAAATGATCAAATGAAAGGAGCAGATTATTCCGttgcaatttcaacaaaatacGGCAAATTAGTGACAAAGGGCTATGAAAGATCAATAACACAACATATTGACGAAACGCTTGATGGATTCGCAGAGGTAGCAAGATTTTGCTCCAATGAATTAATCAAAATCATGTTTGCTGATTTGGCAAATACATTCACCGAGATCTTTTCTAAAAGCTGGTATAGTGGCTCTCATGCAAAGCAAATTTCCGATACATTGTATGAATATTTGATTGACATTAAAAGTCAGATGAACGTACTTGTCTTTGCAAGTCTTCTGGAAGGTGTTGTGGAAGAAACCATTTTAAGGTTTATTAGTGCCTTAAAATACGAGCACAATTTCAAGAGTAAACATAACAAATTTCTGGACTGTATGAAAAGAGACTTCGAAATATTTTACAGAGTTTTTGTCCAATTAGTACCAGAAACGGAAGATAAGACATTGATAATAGATAATAAATTCAAGCTAATGGAATACTTCATGGATTTCAGTTGTGGTCCTCCAGAGACTATACTCGCAACGTGGGAAAACTGCCTATCTGTATATTGGGACACACCAATTGAGTTACTGTCAGCAATATTGAGTTGCAGAAAGGACATCGATAATTCTTTTGCTAAGAAAACTATTGCGAATGCAACTGAAATGAGCAATGACCCTGCAAGATTACAAAATTTACGTGAAAATGAACTACAACCCACATTTATTGCCAAATTTACACAGATGATGTGA
- the MRX1 gene encoding Mrx1p (similar to Saccharomyces cerevisiae YER077C; ancestral locus Anc_7.266), producing the protein MLRLQPGKLYRLFHLLAPCSGSQVKEKLKRFEKSSAILHKTSKELTRIKAKKNLELKNARKKAYSRQQAEHVLKTRYDISEDVLKNGSIGPSSESDTKYLTLVKDRKMLYTILGINGEQLRDSRLIADDVKKFLRRRQVEKAVFLARLAKKKGAAAMNAIMEYYLLELKFPQSAVRLYNWRKKWGIPPNEYTQTILFNGLAQQKQLISRASGEMVLRIVDSQVEKGELTQIEFNAALGALSNCTDVTCVFELFERKIDNIHRDAITFLWMIRACCRVQSSRLFKEIISGFMEKIPVKCFDSQLVFEYCKSISSRLEDKELKKVTLNALHTYFELDVDEKQLPAVPADLVIFPLTHWDIDRKFKISPNVIGLFLENCLECEEYKIGINFFRNLRDNKPGLLDLGAYFNYMDLLIRNYPTSCGEKCMEVFNEMESNGKLISTKHSLVLVYRAMLKQASKKYVSADVAKVENLLSSCQTFIKEQEGIYAKDFKEKIQPFQSWKFLLGIWKKVNVHNNISDVRVKSMIDDFAKSLSYGEFSIGSRKGKFLEDQRFVELEVVRLLKNFASRLELPNVEELDSTSPGPLRDIFLLRRLTLRMKDRLVEHIEMIERKQRDVKGVENLEWSLKQLAQKLLSSELPSISEAKQMLNTEIFKCL; encoded by the coding sequence ATGTTAAGGCTTCAACCAGGAAAATTGTATAGGCTATTTCACTTATTAGCACCATGCAGCGGGTCACAAGTCAAGGAAAAGCTTAAGCGGTTTGAAAAATCGAGTGCTATTCTCCATAAGACTTCAAAAGAGCTAACTAGAATAAaggcaaagaaaaatttagaattgaaaaatgcgAGGAAGAAGGCATACTCTAGGCAGCAGGCTGAACACGTTCTTAAGACGAGGTACGATATTTCAGAAGACGTTTTGAAAAACGGGTCAATCGGACCGTCAAGTGAGTCGGATACCAAATACTTGACTTTGGTGAAAGATAGAAAGATGTTATACACGATACTTGGCATAAACGGAGAACAGCTTAGAGACTCGCGGCTAATAGCGGACGATGTGAAGAAATTCCTGAGACGTAGGCAAGTAGAGAAAGCGGTTTTTCTGGCACGTCTTGCTAAGAAGAAAGGCGCTGCCGCTATGAATGCAATCATGGAGTACTACTTAttggaattgaaatttccCCAGTCTGCTGTCCGGTTGTATAACtggaggaaaaaatgggGAATACCACCCAATGAATATACTCAAACAATATTATTTAACGGCCTCGCCCAGCAGAAGCAGCTCATCTCGAGGGCTAGTGGTGAGATGGTGCTGAGGATAGTCGATAGCCAAGTCGAAAAAGGTGAGCTCACacaaattgaattcaatgcTGCTCTGGGAGCACTTTCAAACTGTACAGATGTGACATGTGTTTTCGAATTATTTGAGAGGAAAATAGACAACATCCACCGAGACGCAATTACTTTCCTCTGGATGATTCGCGCTTGTTGTAGAGTTCAATCCAGTAGATTATTTAAAGAGATCATAAGTGGATTTATGGAAAAAATACCTGTGAAATGTTTTGATTCGCAATTAGTATTCGAGTACTGTAAATCCATTAGTTCAAGATTAGAAGACaaggaattgaagaaggTTACTTTGAATGCATTACACACATACTTCGAGCTTGATGTTGATGAGAAGCAACTTCCCGCTGTGCCCGCGGATTTGGTTATATTTCCACTCACTCACTGGGATATTGATCGAAAATTCAAGATTAGTCCAAACGTCATAGGGTTATTCTTAGAAAACTGTCTTGAGTGTGAAGAGTATAAAATCGgtatcaatttcttcagaaaTTTGAGAGACAACAAACCTGGCCTGTTAGATTTAGGGGCATATTTTAATTATATGGATCTCTTAATTAGAAACTATCCAACATCATGCGGGGAAAAGTGTATGGAAGTGTTCAATGAAATGGAATCGAATGGTAAACTCATCAGCACGAAACATAGTTTAGTATTAGTTTACAGGGCAATGTTAAAGCAGGCCTCAAAGAAGTATGTGAGTGCGGATGTGGCTAAAGTTGAGAATTTACTCAGCTCATGTCAAACTTTTATCAAAGAGCAAGAGGGCATCTATGctaaagatttcaaagagaaaatcCAACCCTTTCAGTCCTGGAAGTTTCTGTTAGGcatctggaaaaaagtAAATGTACACAACAATATAAGTGATGTGAGAGTCAAATCTATGATTGACGACTTTGCGAAATCTCTTTCATACGGggaattttcaattggttcCCGAAAGGGGAAGTTTCTTGAAGACCAAAGATTTGTTGAACTTGAAGTAGTACGATTActaaaaaattttgcaagCCGATTAGAGCTACCTAATGTGGAAGAGCTTGATTCCACTTCTCCTGGTCCGCTCAGAGATATCTTTTTACTCAGAAGACTTACTTTGAGGATGAAAGATAGACTTGTCGAACATATTGAAATGATAGAAAGGAAACAACGGGATGTGAAGGGGGTTGAAAACCTGGAATGGTCATTGAAGCAACTGGCTCAGAAATTACTATCAAGTGAATTGCCGTCAATAAGTGAAGCAAAACAAATGCTCAATACAGAAATTTTTAAGTGCCTGTAA
- the MAM33 gene encoding Mam33p (similar to Saccharomyces cerevisiae MAM33 (YIL070C); ancestral locus Anc_7.265) has translation MSLRLITQVVLRNVSGVQRLAKVSRSIGSTSYTPKIMMSASQSRLLSSCASVRNQQTDNVSAILKSEIKVESDTATETSVQSFQPFLDKFGFSIVDTNGRNLAQIVKKTDDETVHVFFDVAQVANLPYDSAVTETATSADGEAVNEDDYDSLSDNFANVNSVVVRHSDNSAVSFELLMNLQEGSFYIDSVTPFESAEKALSESAEAEVQRELVYHGPPFSNLDEELQEALESYLSSRGVNEELSSFIAAFSEFKENDEYIKWLKSMKTFFS, from the coding sequence ATGTCATTGCGTTTAATCACACAAGTTGTTCTTAGGAATGTTTCCGGTGTCCAGAGACTTGCAAAGGTCTCAAGGTCAATTGGCAGCACTAGCTACACCCCAAAAATTATGATGTCCGCCAGTCAATCCAGGTTATTGTCCTCATGTGCGAGCGTAAGAAACCAACAAACTGATAACGTGAGCGCTATTTTAAAGTCTGAGATCAAGGTTGAGTCAGACACTGCAACCGAGACCTCTGTCCAATCATTCCAACCCTTTTTGGATAAATTTGGGTTTTCTATCGTTGACACAAACGGCAGAAACTTGGCTCAAATAGTGAAGAAAACCGATGATGAAACAGttcatgttttttttgacgTAGCGCAGGTGGCCAATTTGCCCTACGATAGTGCAGTAACTGAAACTGCTACTTCCGCAGATGGCGAAGCTGTTAATGAGGATGACTACGATTCTCTCTCGGATAACTTCGCTAATGTCAATTCTGTCGTTGTTAGACATTCTGATAATTCTGCGGTATCTTTTGAACTGTTAATGAACCTGCAAGAAGGCTCCTTTTATATAGACAGTGTCACACCTTTTGAATCTGCAGAAAAAGCTTTGAGCGAATCTGCAGAGGCCGAAGTGCAGCGTGAACTCGTCTATCATGGTCCTCCATTCTCTAACTTAGATGAAGAACTTCAGGAAGCCTTGGAATCTTATTTGTCAAGCAGAGGCGTCAATGAAGAGCTCTCCTCTTTTATTGCTGCCTTTTCTGAGTTTaaggaaaatgatgaataCATCAAATGGTTGAAGAGCATGAAGACCTTCTTTAGCTAA
- the TDA2 gene encoding Tda2p (similar to Saccharomyces cerevisiae YER071C; ancestral locus Anc_7.259): MEFQCIEDRAQNAPLPENKLIDLIETCYVTSKNETKSDQNAILVERFLKYILEQLNKHSSLYKYIVSMTCLKSLVDEEDSDSVDGNFTMINSVGTSWNPKKDGLFNYTVRSAERPRQQFLVTIIWVYK, translated from the coding sequence ATGGAATTCCAATGCATTGAGGATAGGGCACAGAATGCTCCACTACCggaaaacaaattgattgaTCTCATAGAGACATGTTACGTTACCAGCAAGAATGAAACCAAATCGGATCAGAACGCAATCTTAGTGGAACGATTCTTAAAATATATCCTGGAGCAACTGAATAAGCATTCGTCCCTTTATAAATACATCGTGTCAATGACGTGTTTGAAAAGTCTGGTTGACGAAGAGGACTCCGACAGTGTTGATGGTAATTTCACAATGATAAACTCTGTTGGCACGTCTTGGAACCCTAAAAAAGATGGTTTGTTTAACTATACTGTCAGAAGTGCTGAAAGACCAAGGCAACAGTTTTTAGTCACTATAATATGGGTTTACAAGTAA
- the RPS24A gene encoding 40S ribosomal protein eS24 (similar to Saccharomyces cerevisiae RPS24A (YER074W) and RPS24B (YIL069C); ancestral locus Anc_7.262), whose product MSDAITIRTRKVITNPLLARKQFVIDVLHPNRANVSKDELREKLAAVYKVEKDAVSAFGFRTQFGGGKSTGFGLVYDSVADAKKFEPTYRLVRYGLAEKVEKPSRQQRKQKKNRDKKIFGTGKSLAKKIARRNAD is encoded by the exons ATG TCTGACGCCATCACTATCCGTACTAGAAAGGTCATCACCAACCCATTGTTGGCTAGAAAGCAATTCGTTATTGATGTCTTGCACCCAAACAGAGCTAATGTCTCGAAGGATGAATTACGTGAAAAATTAGCTGCCGTCTACAAGGTCGAAAAGGATGCTGTTTCTGCCTTTGGTTTCAGAACTCAATTCGGTGGTGGTAAGTCAACCGGTTTCGGTTTGGTTTACGACTCTGTTGCTGACGCTAAGAAGTTCGAACCAACCTACAGATTGGTCAGATACGGTCTAGCcgaaaaagttgaaaagcCATCTAGacaacaaagaaaacaaaagaagaacagAGACAAGAAGATCTTCGGTACTGGTAAAAGTTTGGCCAAGAAGATTGCTCGTCGTAACGCTGATTAA